GGTACCTTCGGAAGCAGGCTGCATGTACACCTTCGAAGCGCCGTGAGCGGACTTGGTAGCGTACTGCAGGGTGGTGCCGTCCAGATCGACCTGGATCATGTTGCGGCGAGCAGCTTCCATCGCTTTCTGGATGGCAGCAGGCACTTCGCGGGATTTGCCACGGCCGAAGCCGACACGGCCCTTACCATCACCTACCACGGTCAGCGCGGTGAAAGTGAAGATACGACCACCTTTTACGGTCTTGGCAACGCGGTTAACCTGAACCAGCTTCTCGATGTAGCCTTCGTCGCGTTTTTGCTCGTTGTTTGCCATAACTTAGAACTCCAGCCCGCCTTCACGAGCAGCATCAGCCAGCGCTTTGACACGGCCGTGGTACTTGAAGCCAGAACGGTCGAAAGCGACTTGCGATACGCCAGCGGCTTTAGCGCGCTCGGCAACCAGCTTGCCAACCTTAGTGGCAGCGTCGATGTTGCCGGTGGCACCATCACGCAGTTCTTTGTCCAAAGTCGAGGCGCTTGCCAGGACCTTGCTGCCGTCGGCCGAAATGACCTGGGCGTAGATGTGCTGCGAAGAGCGGTGCACGCAGAGACGAACGACTTCGAGTTCGTGCATTTTCAGGCGTGCTTTGCGAGCGCGACGCAGTCGGGTAACTTTTTTGACGGTCATTTGCTATGCCCTACTTCTTCTTGGCTTCTTTACGACGGACGACTTCGTCCGCGTAACGCACACCTTTGCCTTTGTACGGCTCAGGACGGCGGAAGTCGCGGATCTCAGCGGCCACCTGACCAACCAGCTGCTTGTCGATACCACGAATCAGGATATCGGTCTGGCTAGGGGTCTCAGCGGTGATGCCTTTCGGCAGTTCGTAATCCACTGGGTGCGAGAAGCCAAGCGCCAGGTTCAGGACGGTGCCTTTGACCTGAGCCTTGTAACCAACACCGACCAGCTGCAGCTTACGCTCGAAGCCTTGGCTGACGCCCTGGACCATGTTGTTGACCAGTGCGCGGGTGGTACCGGCCATTGCGCGAGTCTGTTGATCGCCATTGCGAGCAGCGAAACGCAGCTCACCAGCTTCTTCAACGACCTCAACGGACGAGTGGACATTCAGTTCCAGGGTGCCCTTGGCGCCCTTGACGGAAAGCAGCTGACCAGCGAGTTTGACTTCGACGCCGGATGGCAGCTTAACGGGGTTCTTAGCTACGCGAGACATTGCTTATCCCCCCTTAGAACACAGTGCAGAGCACTTCGCCGCCAACACCGGCAGCGCGTGCAGCACGATCAGTCATCACACCTTTGTTGGTGGAGACGATAGACACACCGAGGCCGCCACGTACTTTTGGCAGATCATCGGAGGACTTGTACTGACGCAGGCCTGGACGGCTGACGCGTTTGACTTCTTCGATGACCGGACGGCCTTCGAAATATTTCAGCTCAATGGACAGCGAAGGTTTGACTTCACTGCTGACCTGATAACCCGCAATGTAGCCTTCGTCTTTCAGAACTTTGGCTACAGCCACCTTCAGCTTGGAGGATGGCATGCTCACAACGGGCTTTTCAGCCATCTGGGCATTACGGATACGAGTTAGCATGTCCGCTAACGGGTCCTGCATACTCATGGGCTAGACGCTCCTGATACAAAAAAAATTAGCCTTTCGGCTACAGCATGTCGCCGAGCAACTCCGGGCACAAAAACCACGGGCTCAGGCGAGCCGGCAATTCTAGACGTACGCCAGAAACGAATCAAGCCCCAAAAGGGGCTTGATCGTGTCTCGGGCTTCGCAGCGACCGGTGGTGTTCACCGCCGACGCTGCGAGACGAGAGGGATTACCAGCTGGCCTTGACCAGACCTGGTACGTCACCGCGCATG
The Pseudomonas sp. DTU_2021_1001937_2_SI_NGA_ILE_001 DNA segment above includes these coding regions:
- the rpsE gene encoding 30S ribosomal protein S5 — its product is MANNEQKRDEGYIEKLVQVNRVAKTVKGGRIFTFTALTVVGDGKGRVGFGRGKSREVPAAIQKAMEAARRNMIQVDLDGTTLQYATKSAHGASKVYMQPASEGTGIIAGGAMRAVLEVAGVQNVLAKCYGSTNPVNVVHATFKGLKAMQSPESIAAKRGKRVEEIV
- the rplF gene encoding 50S ribosomal protein L6 is translated as MSRVAKNPVKLPSGVEVKLAGQLLSVKGAKGTLELNVHSSVEVVEEAGELRFAARNGDQQTRAMAGTTRALVNNMVQGVSQGFERKLQLVGVGYKAQVKGTVLNLALGFSHPVDYELPKGITAETPSQTDILIRGIDKQLVGQVAAEIRDFRRPEPYKGKGVRYADEVVRRKEAKKK
- the rpsH gene encoding 30S ribosomal protein S8, translating into MSMQDPLADMLTRIRNAQMAEKPVVSMPSSKLKVAVAKVLKDEGYIAGYQVSSEVKPSLSIELKYFEGRPVIEEVKRVSRPGLRQYKSSDDLPKVRGGLGVSIVSTNKGVMTDRAARAAGVGGEVLCTVF
- the rplR gene encoding 50S ribosomal protein L18, with protein sequence MTVKKVTRLRRARKARLKMHELEVVRLCVHRSSQHIYAQVISADGSKVLASASTLDKELRDGATGNIDAATKVGKLVAERAKAAGVSQVAFDRSGFKYHGRVKALADAAREGGLEF